A region from the Ptychodera flava strain L36383 chromosome 12, AS_Pfla_20210202, whole genome shotgun sequence genome encodes:
- the LOC139146317 gene encoding piggyBac transposable element-derived protein 4-like, giving the protein MQQEIERRQEYYETSIAGGTVNRPYTDLRTGNFDLLPEFIGPEPGLINPLPDDASEVEWFLQIFDEDLIRFITRCTNHYARQRRRANARERQRSAWTPTTVVEIRAFIGVMVLFGICWQPEIQLYWSDHVCFGHNFVKRTFSRDRFKLLMRYLYYSTQPYCARNTAMYTAQKISEKRDRMLKVRNVIDRVNANSRMHRSPMCELAIDEGVIPYRGRTKNVLYNPAKPHKYGMRVYTLSESATGYIFNDEVHQPVADNCHHPLDPDAADDPRVFRGNRPGKVVSRLIRPYYELGHHVIMDSYYTSAPLFDHLYVHNIAATGTCRMYTLGLPDEVKNAKNYDPQVVPPDADDEERWPRGSFSVFQDGAMTVCAWKDTKMVKFMNTAVSARRPNRALVRR; this is encoded by the coding sequence ATGCAACAAGAAATAGAGCGTAGACAGGAATACTACGAAACGAGTATTGCCGGTGGTACCGTGAACAGACCATACACAGACCTACGAACTGGTAATTTCGATCTTTTACCGGAGTTCATTGGTCCAGAGCCGGGGCTTATCAACCCGCTGCCAGACGATGCTTCAGAAGTCGaatggtttttgcaaatattcgacgAGGATCTGATAAGATTCATTACCCGATGCACTAATCATTACGCTAGACAGAGGAGAAGGGCAAATGCCAGGGAACGGCAAAGATCGGCCTGGACACCGACGACAGTTGTCGAAATTAGAGCATTCATTGGAGTGATGGTGCTGTTTGGAATTTGCTGGCAGCCTGAAATCCAGCTGTATTGGTCGGACCATGTTTGCTTCGGTCATAATTTTGTCAAGAGAACTTTTTCCCGTGATCGCTTCAAGCTACTGATGCGATATTTATACTACAGCACACAGCCCTACTGTGCTCGTAACACAGCCATGTATACAGCCCAAAAAATAAGTGAGAAACGGGATAGGATGTTGAAAGTACGAAATGTCATTGATCGAGTGAATGCAAACAGCCGAATGCACCGGAGCCCGATGTGCGAACTGGCAATCGACGAAGGAGTCATCCCCTACCGGGGCCGCACAAAGAATGTTCTCTACAATCCAGCAAAACCGCACAAATATGGAATGAGAGTTTACACTCTCAGTGAGTCCGCCACGGGTTACATTTTCAATGACGAAGTCCATCAACCTGTCGCTGATAACTGTCATCACCCGCTTGATCCCGATGCTGCAGACGACCCCCGAGTTTTCAGGGGAAATAGACCTGGGAAAGTTGTTTCCCGGCTGATTCGACCTTACTATGAGTTAGGACATcatgtcattatggactcatattACACTTCTGCCCCGTTGTTTGACCATCTCTACGTGCATAATATTGCTGCCACGGGAACCTGCAGAATGTACACCTTAGGCTTACCCGATGAAGTAAAGAATGCCAAAAACTATGATCCACAAGTCGTACCGCCTGATGCTGACGACGAAGAGCGATGGCCACGTGGTAGTTTCTCGGTATTTCAAGACGGCGCAATGACAGTATGTGCctggaaagacacaaaaatggtgaaatttatgaaTACGGCAGTCTCTGCACGGAGACCGAATCGAGCGCTAGTGAGGCGCTga